ATTGTGCTCACTGAGCTCCACCGATTCGACGAGGCCCTTCTCTGGTATGAGGAAGCTTTGGCGATCAAACGGGTGGCTCTGCCCGCTGCACATCCGGACATCGCTAGCAGCCTGAACAATCTGGCCAATGTACTCGTTGAGCTCCGCCGCTTCGACGAGGCCTTCCTCTGGCATGAAGAAGCTCTGGCGATCAAACGGATGGCCCTGCCCGCTGCACATCCGGACATCGCTACCTGCCTGAACAACTTGGCCATTGTGCTCAGAGAGCTCCGCCGCTTCGATGAGGCCCTGGAAAAGCACGAGGAAGCTCTGGTGATTCGGCGGGCGGCTCTGCCCGCTGGACACCCGGACATCGCTTCCAGCTTAATGGGCCTAGGCAGTACGCACGCTGAGCTCCGCCGCTTCGATGAGGCCCTTGAAAAGCACGAGGAAGCCCTAGATATCAGGCGCGCGGCGCTACCGACTAAACACCTACACATCGCAATGAGCTTGAACAACCTAGCCAATGTGCTTTCCGCTCTTCGCCGCTTCGATGAGGCTCTCGAAAAGCACGAGGAAGCCCTGGCAATCCAACGGGCGGCCCTGCCCGCTAGACACCCGGACATCGCTACCAGCCTGAACAATCTGGCTTATGTGCTTTCCGCTCTTCGCCGCTTCGATGAGGCCCTCGAAAAGCACGACGAAGCCCTGATGAGCCAACGGGCAGCCCTGCCGGCTGGACATCCACACATCGCATCAAGTTTCCACAACATAGGAAGCGTCCTCACGGACTTGAGCCGCCACCACGACGCTGTCCAGAGTTATCAGCAGGCCCTCGAGATCCGGCGAGAGGCCCTCCCTGACAATCATCCTCACACTGCCAAAGTGCTGCACCGTCTGGCCCGCGTTTTCGGTGAGCTTGACCAGCCGGCGCAAGGCCTTCCCCACACCACCGAAGCCCTGAACATCCTGCTGAATAACGAGCAGTTCCCGCAGATCAGCAAGACCCTGTGGGGGGATGTGACTGAAGTCGACGAGTCCGTGCCCGAAACCCTGGCACTGTTGCTGGAGCTTGCCACCCATCCTGAGGCCCCTGAGCTCCCTACCAACACGGTGACTGCCCTGCTTACATTTAAAGGCAATGCCGACATTGAGCAGGGTCTCATCAGCATCCTGCACGTCACAGCCACCGGCCCCCTCAAAGATCGTATTACTCAACTCAAGGCCCTTCAGGCCGACGTCGCCCGACTTCAATACAGCACTGATGTCCAGGACCTCCTGCGAATACAGGAGGTCACCGCACAACTCCAGCAGCTCGAACAGCAGATTCACACGGATCCCGAAGGGGCCCGGCTCGCCGAAGAACTGCAACTGCGCATGATCACCCCCCCCGCGGTGCAATCTGCCCTGCAGGACGACGAAGCGCTGCTGAACCTGTTCGTCTCAGGAGACGCGGTGTACGCCCAGATCTTGCACCAGGACGGCCGGCATCACCTGCACCGCTACGCCGCATCAGACCTCGAAGCGCAGGTGGGCCACCTGCGCCAGGTCCTGGCTGATACATGCCTCCTGCTGCACGAAACTCCTTTGCTGCACCCCCTGCAGGGGTTGTACGTGGCCCTGATCACTCCCCTCGCTGGGCTGCTGGGGCTGGGAGAGGATCTCAAACGACTAGTCATCAGTGGCGACGGCTTCCTGTACGGTCTGCCATGGGACCTGCTGTGCGCACCGGACGCGTCCGGTGCCCGTCCCCTGCTGGCCCAGGTCAGTATCCGCCTGGTGCCCACCCCCTGGGACCTGCTGCGCCTGCACCGTCTTCCGTCGGTGCTAGCAATCGACACGAATCCCGCTGTGTTGCTGGGCGTTCAGTCCTTCGAAGAACACGTTGACAGCGATAAGGATGCAACCGAGACCGGGGCCATGAATCTCCCTCCGGAGTTGCGCTCCGCACCAGTCCGGTTCGCAACGCGTAGCGCGGTCATGACGACTGGTGGAGCTGACAGTCTGCCCAGGTACGGGAACCTGAGCGGCACTGAGCAAGAGATTCGCATGCTGACTGCGCTGCTCACAGAGCGCGGGCGCTCCGTGGTCTCTCACTTAAGCCCTGAAGCCTCAGAGCAGACCCTGCTGAACATTGGAGTGGCCCCCTGGATGCTGCATTTCTCGACGCATTCAGACGTGTGGGACACTGAACAGACCCGCCCGCTGTACCAGCGGGCTGAGCGGGCTGATCCCCGGTATGATCCGGCCCATCCCTTCTCACAGGCCGTGGTGCTGCTCGACGGCTACACCCGGCGTAACTTCCAGGGGGTCTTGCGGGCCTGGGAATTGGGTAGCCTGAACCTGCGCGGCACGGAAATGGTCATCTTCTCGTCGTGCAATTCGGGACTGGGGGACATGACGGCCGGCCGGGGGGTGGCGGGTCTGTCGCAAGCGGCATTCCTGGCGGGTGCGCAGCGGACCATTACGACGCTGTGGCCGGTGTTGGATGCCACGACGCCGGAATGGATGGGCAATGTGTATAAGGCGCGGTTGGATGGCGCGTCGTGGCAGGACGCAGTCCGGAAGGAAAAACTGCGGATGCTGGGAGAGGAACAACCGGTGAGTGCCTGGGCCCCTTTCGTCCTTAATGGCCTCCCCTGAGAGAGTGGGGCCATACAGGTCAACACCATGCTTGTGCGTGCTGCTTCAGCGCCTACTTGGTACAGTGCTTCCTTGCGCTTAGGGTCAGCTGCGGTGGCTTAACTTCAACAACACATTATCGAGGCAATCCCAGAACATGTTTTATCTGTCCAGCACCTGTTTGACCTGCACAATGCTCCACGGCTCCCCCGGACAAGTCCTGAAGCCTTAGGTCCCGAGATGGGCCGCCGTCGCTCGGAGGCTGAGGCCCTGTCTACGCAGCGCACCAGCATAGGCCGCAACAGCTCGCATGTCCGAGATAGTCCTGGCATCGATGCTGCTCCAGCCTGCCAAGCTTCGGGGGTCAGATTTTCGGCCCTCCCAAGGCTGAGCCCCCTCTCATTCCGGCAGCTAGGACCACCTTCGTTCGTATTGGGATAAGTTGAGCTTCCCGCTCAGCGGTGAGATCGTTTGGATATGCGGACCGATTTCATCGCCGGATCATCTCTCGACTGATCGTCCGCTCTTTTTCACGCAGGCAAGACATGCCCCAGTACGTTTTTCAGGCGCACTTTAGTGCGACGACATCCAGTGAATCATGATCGGCTCACTTGGCGGAACACGAAAGTGTACGTGGGGCTATTCGAGGCACAAATACAGCAGGAGGGCACATCTATCGTGTCATGATTGCCTCCTCGCCCGAAGCCTCTCCACAACACACAAAAAGAGGCGGGCCATCCCATATATTGAATAACTTGTGCTCCCTGCTCATGCCAACACCGAAAAACCTGGCTTCTCAGGTCATGAAACATTTGCGTTCCGCTATGGCTGGCTCCGCAAAGCCATGATCGGAACCGAAGTCAGCAGCCAGTTCTTCAGCCGTCCATTGGCGCTCGTCACCCTGGGAGTAGGTAAGAACATGGTGCAGAGCATCCGACATTGGGGCTTGGCTACACGCGTCCTGCAGGATGTGAGCCGCACAGATGTGGCTCCAACGTATCTCGGGCAGCGCCTCCTGCAGGGGTGGGACCCGTATCTGGAAGACATTGGCTCGCTCTGGTTGATTCACTGGTGGCTCGTAGGAAATCCTG
The genomic region above belongs to Deinococcus humi and contains:
- a CDS encoding tetratricopeptide repeat protein; translation: MSRIDQELQRISRLTLDRQVGAYRNLHTLSLRNESRNYPGHECILKALLWSEHAIKGAKEPLTVFAVALELQGRHLRRGVVFANFLNKLAIVLTELHRFDEALLWYEEALAIKRVALPAAHPDIASSLNNLANVLVELRRFDEAFLWHEEALAIKRMALPAAHPDIATCLNNLAIVLRELRRFDEALEKHEEALVIRRAALPAGHPDIASSLMGLGSTHAELRRFDEALEKHEEALDIRRAALPTKHLHIAMSLNNLANVLSALRRFDEALEKHEEALAIQRAALPARHPDIATSLNNLAYVLSALRRFDEALEKHDEALMSQRAALPAGHPHIASSFHNIGSVLTDLSRHHDAVQSYQQALEIRREALPDNHPHTAKVLHRLARVFGELDQPAQGLPHTTEALNILLNNEQFPQISKTLWGDVTEVDESVPETLALLLELATHPEAPELPTNTVTALLTFKGNADIEQGLISILHVTATGPLKDRITQLKALQADVARLQYSTDVQDLLRIQEVTAQLQQLEQQIHTDPEGARLAEELQLRMITPPAVQSALQDDEALLNLFVSGDAVYAQILHQDGRHHLHRYAASDLEAQVGHLRQVLADTCLLLHETPLLHPLQGLYVALITPLAGLLGLGEDLKRLVISGDGFLYGLPWDLLCAPDASGARPLLAQVSIRLVPTPWDLLRLHRLPSVLAIDTNPAVLLGVQSFEEHVDSDKDATETGAMNLPPELRSAPVRFATRSAVMTTGGADSLPRYGNLSGTEQEIRMLTALLTERGRSVVSHLSPEASEQTLLNIGVAPWMLHFSTHSDVWDTEQTRPLYQRAERADPRYDPAHPFSQAVVLLDGYTRRNFQGVLRAWELGSLNLRGTEMVIFSSCNSGLGDMTAGRGVAGLSQAAFLAGAQRTITTLWPVLDATTPEWMGNVYKARLDGASWQDAVRKEKLRMLGEEQPVSAWAPFVLNGLP